In the Chloroflexota bacterium genome, one interval contains:
- a CDS encoding TetR/AcrR family transcriptional regulator — translation MTTTSVAQSTRQSLLDAASRVALRDGVTQITLEAVAREARVSKGGLLYHFPSKDALIQGMLVGYMESFDRELTRKLEESETGKTDTPGRWLRAFALAMYESKTPQELGAGLMAAAALNPELLAPARAIYARWQASAEEDGLDPALATMLRLAIDGLWAVQLLGLAPPNGSSRKQVLETILQLTRGMTAKRQMKL, via the coding sequence ATGACGACGACCTCTGTGGCCCAATCAACACGCCAGTCGCTCCTTGACGCCGCCTCGCGCGTCGCCCTTCGCGATGGCGTGACCCAGATAACCCTTGAGGCCGTTGCCAGGGAGGCCCGGGTAAGCAAGGGCGGACTGCTCTACCACTTCCCCTCTAAAGATGCGTTGATCCAGGGGATGCTTGTGGGCTATATGGAGAGCTTTGACAGGGAGTTGACCCGGAAGCTCGAAGAGAGCGAAACCGGCAAGACTGATACGCCTGGTCGGTGGCTGCGGGCCTTTGCTCTGGCGATGTACGAGAGCAAGACGCCCCAAGAGCTTGGGGCAGGCCTTATGGCTGCCGCGGCTTTGAACCCCGAGCTTCTCGCTCCCGCTCGCGCTATCTACGCCAGGTGGCAGGCATCTGCCGAGGAAGACGGCCTTGACCCTGCACTGGCTACGATGCTCCGGTTGGCTATTGATGGCCTCTGGGCCGTCCAACTGCTGGGCCTTGCTCCCCCCAATGGGTCCAGCCGGAAGCAGGTGCTGGAGACCATCCTGCAGCTGACCCGTGGTATGACGGCCAAGCGGCAGATGAAATTATAA
- a CDS encoding SDR family oxidoreductase, protein MPILENKVVVITGAGRGLGRAYAVAMAKEGARLVINDLKPDLVEAAAEEIRRSGGRAIADSHDIATWDGAHDLVQTALRGFGTLDALVNNAGILHKARLLDESEAGFDAIFRTNTYGTFFCARHAANVLVQKRAGVILNTTSYAQAGGPDLSAYNGSKGAVASLTYSWALELAPYGIRVNALSPSGATQMTDILNAGREKPTVYQPVELAAPLACFLISDYAKNITGQVMRLHRDSLQIHAHPGPWREAKRPQGWTLQDIIRDFPSMLGKDLHPVGAEAASYQFYNALEESS, encoded by the coding sequence GTGCCGATCCTGGAAAACAAAGTGGTGGTTATCACCGGCGCGGGCCGGGGCCTTGGACGCGCCTATGCGGTGGCGATGGCCAAGGAAGGGGCGCGATTGGTCATAAATGACCTCAAGCCTGACCTCGTTGAGGCGGCAGCGGAGGAGATTCGGAGAAGCGGCGGGCGCGCCATCGCCGATTCTCACGATATCGCCACCTGGGACGGCGCCCACGATCTCGTCCAGACCGCCCTCCGCGGCTTCGGCACGCTTGACGCGCTTGTTAACAATGCAGGCATCCTCCACAAGGCGCGACTCCTTGACGAGAGCGAGGCCGGCTTTGACGCCATCTTCCGTACGAATACGTACGGCACCTTTTTCTGCGCCCGCCACGCCGCGAATGTCCTGGTGCAGAAAAGAGCCGGCGTCATCCTCAACACCACTTCCTACGCCCAGGCGGGCGGTCCTGATCTTTCCGCCTATAACGGCAGCAAGGGTGCGGTGGCGAGCCTTACCTACTCCTGGGCATTGGAGCTGGCCCCCTACGGGATACGGGTAAATGCCCTTTCTCCCAGCGGCGCGACGCAGATGACGGACATCTTGAATGCAGGCCGCGAAAAGCCGACTGTCTATCAACCGGTCGAGCTAGCCGCTCCTCTCGCATGCTTTCTGATCAGCGACTATGCGAAGAACATCACCGGCCAGGTTATGCGCCTCCACCGCGATAGCCTTCAGATACACGCACATCCCGGCCCATGGCGTGAGGCAAAGCGCCCACAAGGTTGGACGCTTCAAGACATCATCCGCGATTTTCCCTCGATGCTCGGCAAAGACCTGCACCCCGTCGGCGCTGAAGCAGCGTCTTATCAGTTCTACAACGCATTAGAGGAGTCGTCCTGA